Proteins encoded together in one Epinephelus moara isolate mb chromosome 2, YSFRI_EMoa_1.0, whole genome shotgun sequence window:
- the LOC126405920 gene encoding dapper homolog 3 isoform X2 has protein sequence MMAAMMELKETQATVGQVLVSMSRVRVSRLKEGLVPLSPQRQPHPGCTATTGQSLWCCFLLLGDPLMLNGELDVPVHHTTLPRSFSAPYPPLEGIAEEGTAVDSWQWEPSRANQPWQQQPAEDQVTEEDYQQALRVESYILTLIQRHTVPPRPCQPRTTLSPDPPYCSASGHSSLHRRTPSLTTHPHVDLSANPKSQGWGCDPLEGEACGGEAPSLEEDCYLALPYPQSRPHSLAERLPSPLPSLDPNCGVGALDLCCEPPSPQHYLHPHPTIHHKHNLVSAQYIPGQGCHAPVRSPRHYNPEQPRPNRAITSPEHLNSKSRTSKKSHNERQRAKKSSSKTSRSQSENSLLGQRVLPERRYSTTERHQGRGDLAQNQNQVTGPQVGNNSHNESRRWCSNLELSQDEGETLTGQAQRRPPRKARHGQSCPHSQPQNYHHHQQQQHTQRWHPDFQERAPLCQGEEGYAGAAPAESESSMSEVYSPASSSLSSDSDESGGLVWPQQLPPRLASTSSSSSPSPQATANTSSQPKAFVKIKASHALKKKILRFRSGSLKVMTTV, from the exons ATGATGGCTGCTATGATGGAGCTCAAGGAGACACAGGCGACAGTCGGCCAAGTTCTG GTTTCTATGAGTCGAGTGAGGGTCAGTCGCCTAAAGGAAGGTCTTGTTCCACTGAGCCCACAGAGGCAGCCTCATCCTGGGTGTACAGCAACGACAGGCCAAAGTCTGTGG tgttgttttctgttattAGGAGACCCCCTCATGCTTAATGGAGAACTGGATGTGCCAGTCCACCACACCACCTTACCCCGCTCTTTCTCTGCCCCTTACCCACCTCTGGAGGGCATCGCTGAGGAGGGTACAGCAGTGGACTCCTGGCAGTGGGAACCCAGCAGAGCCAACCAGCCCTGGCAACAGCAACCTGCGGAAGATCAGGTCACAGAGGAAGACTACCAGCAGGCCTTGAGGGTAGAGAGTTACATCCTAACTCTCATCCAGCGTCATACCGTTCCACCGCGGCCGTGTCAGCCTCGCACCACTCTGAGCCCAGACCCCCCATACTGCAGTGCCTCCGGACACAGCTCCTTACACAGGAGAACTCCTTCTCTTACCACACATCCCCATGTTGACCTTTCGGCAAACCCCAAGAGCCAGGGCTGGGGTTGTGACCCGCTGGAGGGGGAGGCGTGTGGAGGAGAGGCCCCATCTTTGGAAGAGGACTGCTATCTGGCTCTGCCCTACCCCCAGTCCAGGCCACACTCCCTGGCTGAGAGGCTACCATCACCTCTGCCCTCCCTGGACCCCAACTGTGGTGTTGGGGCTCTTGACCTTTGTTGTGAACCCCCATCCCCCCAGCATTACTTACATCCACATCCAACAATTCATCACAAGCACAATTTAGTAAGTGCTCAGTATATCCCTGGACAGGGTTGCCACGCCCCTGTGCGCTCCCCAAGACACTACAACCCAGAGCAGCCAAGGCCCAATCGAGCTATCACCTCTCCTGAACACCTGAACTCCAAGTCCAGAACTTCTAAGAAGAGCCACAATGAGCGACAGAGAGCTAAGAAATCTAGTAGTAAAACTAGTCGATCCCAGTCTGAAAACAGCCTCCTGGGTCAGCGAGTGCTGCCTGAGCGCAGGTACAGCACCACCGAGAGGCACCAAGGCAGAGGGGATCTTGCTCAGAACCAAAACCAAGTCACTGGACCACAGGTGGGCAACAACAGCCACAACGAGAGCCGACGATGGTGCTCCAATCTGGAGCTCAGCCAGGACGAAGGGGAGACCCTAACAGGGCAGGCACAGAGACGACCACCTAGAAAAGCTCGCCATGGTCAGTCTTGCCCCCATTCCCAACCCCAgaactaccaccaccaccagcagcagcagcacacccAGCGCTGGCACCCAGACTTCCAGGAGAGAGCTCCTCTCTGTCAGGGAGAGGAGGGCTACGCTGGTGCCGCCCCCGCAGAGTCCGAGTCCAGCATGAGCGAGGTGTATTCCCCGGCCTCCAGCTCGCTGTCCAGCGACTCAGATGAGAGCGGGGGGCTTGTGTGGCCCCAGCAGCTGCCACCACGTCTTGCTTCtacctcctcctcatcctcaccttcACCACAAGCCACCGCCAACACCTCCTCTCAACCGAAAGCCTTTGTCAAGATCAAAGCCTCTCATGCTCTTAAAAAGAAGATCCTCAGATTCCGCTCAGGGTCACTCAAAGTCATGACTACTGTATGA
- the LOC126405920 gene encoding dapper homolog 3 isoform X1 — protein MHRAFSFPVTVERSRTKERLEASLAGLCELELRKQRQECLVLGALALGDPLLQDCSRGELACFSSWGQENLTLRRQLSALQSSPWGLMQALEQQVGELRIDTDDGCYDGAQGDTGDSRPSSGFYESSEGQSPKGRSCSTEPTEAASSWVYSNDRPKSVGDPLMLNGELDVPVHHTTLPRSFSAPYPPLEGIAEEGTAVDSWQWEPSRANQPWQQQPAEDQVTEEDYQQALRVESYILTLIQRHTVPPRPCQPRTTLSPDPPYCSASGHSSLHRRTPSLTTHPHVDLSANPKSQGWGCDPLEGEACGGEAPSLEEDCYLALPYPQSRPHSLAERLPSPLPSLDPNCGVGALDLCCEPPSPQHYLHPHPTIHHKHNLVSAQYIPGQGCHAPVRSPRHYNPEQPRPNRAITSPEHLNSKSRTSKKSHNERQRAKKSSSKTSRSQSENSLLGQRVLPERRYSTTERHQGRGDLAQNQNQVTGPQVGNNSHNESRRWCSNLELSQDEGETLTGQAQRRPPRKARHGQSCPHSQPQNYHHHQQQQHTQRWHPDFQERAPLCQGEEGYAGAAPAESESSMSEVYSPASSSLSSDSDESGGLVWPQQLPPRLASTSSSSSPSPQATANTSSQPKAFVKIKASHALKKKILRFRSGSLKVMTTV, from the exons ATGCATCGTGCGTTCTCGTTCCCAGTGACAGTGGAGCGCAGTCGGACCAAGGAGCGCCTGGAGGCGAGTCTGGCCGGGTTATGTGAGCTGGAGCTCCGTAAGCAGAGGCAGGAGTGCCTGGTGCTGGGGGCGCTGGCTCTTGGAGACCCTCTGCTCCAGGACTGCTCCAGAGGAGAGCTGGCGTGTTTCAGCAGCTGGGGGCAGGAAAACTTGACACTGAGGCGTCAGCTG agtgCCCTTCAGAGTTCCCCATGGGGCCTGATGCAGGCACTGGAACAGCAGGTGGGAGAGCTGAGGATCGACACGGATGATGGCTGCTATGATGGAGCTCAAGGAGACACAGGCGACAGTCGGCCAAGTTCTG GTTTCTATGAGTCGAGTGAGGGTCAGTCGCCTAAAGGAAGGTCTTGTTCCACTGAGCCCACAGAGGCAGCCTCATCCTGGGTGTACAGCAACGACAGGCCAAAGTCTGTGG GAGACCCCCTCATGCTTAATGGAGAACTGGATGTGCCAGTCCACCACACCACCTTACCCCGCTCTTTCTCTGCCCCTTACCCACCTCTGGAGGGCATCGCTGAGGAGGGTACAGCAGTGGACTCCTGGCAGTGGGAACCCAGCAGAGCCAACCAGCCCTGGCAACAGCAACCTGCGGAAGATCAGGTCACAGAGGAAGACTACCAGCAGGCCTTGAGGGTAGAGAGTTACATCCTAACTCTCATCCAGCGTCATACCGTTCCACCGCGGCCGTGTCAGCCTCGCACCACTCTGAGCCCAGACCCCCCATACTGCAGTGCCTCCGGACACAGCTCCTTACACAGGAGAACTCCTTCTCTTACCACACATCCCCATGTTGACCTTTCGGCAAACCCCAAGAGCCAGGGCTGGGGTTGTGACCCGCTGGAGGGGGAGGCGTGTGGAGGAGAGGCCCCATCTTTGGAAGAGGACTGCTATCTGGCTCTGCCCTACCCCCAGTCCAGGCCACACTCCCTGGCTGAGAGGCTACCATCACCTCTGCCCTCCCTGGACCCCAACTGTGGTGTTGGGGCTCTTGACCTTTGTTGTGAACCCCCATCCCCCCAGCATTACTTACATCCACATCCAACAATTCATCACAAGCACAATTTAGTAAGTGCTCAGTATATCCCTGGACAGGGTTGCCACGCCCCTGTGCGCTCCCCAAGACACTACAACCCAGAGCAGCCAAGGCCCAATCGAGCTATCACCTCTCCTGAACACCTGAACTCCAAGTCCAGAACTTCTAAGAAGAGCCACAATGAGCGACAGAGAGCTAAGAAATCTAGTAGTAAAACTAGTCGATCCCAGTCTGAAAACAGCCTCCTGGGTCAGCGAGTGCTGCCTGAGCGCAGGTACAGCACCACCGAGAGGCACCAAGGCAGAGGGGATCTTGCTCAGAACCAAAACCAAGTCACTGGACCACAGGTGGGCAACAACAGCCACAACGAGAGCCGACGATGGTGCTCCAATCTGGAGCTCAGCCAGGACGAAGGGGAGACCCTAACAGGGCAGGCACAGAGACGACCACCTAGAAAAGCTCGCCATGGTCAGTCTTGCCCCCATTCCCAACCCCAgaactaccaccaccaccagcagcagcagcacacccAGCGCTGGCACCCAGACTTCCAGGAGAGAGCTCCTCTCTGTCAGGGAGAGGAGGGCTACGCTGGTGCCGCCCCCGCAGAGTCCGAGTCCAGCATGAGCGAGGTGTATTCCCCGGCCTCCAGCTCGCTGTCCAGCGACTCAGATGAGAGCGGGGGGCTTGTGTGGCCCCAGCAGCTGCCACCACGTCTTGCTTCtacctcctcctcatcctcaccttcACCACAAGCCACCGCCAACACCTCCTCTCAACCGAAAGCCTTTGTCAAGATCAAAGCCTCTCATGCTCTTAAAAAGAAGATCCTCAGATTCCGCTCAGGGTCACTCAAAGTCATGACTACTGTATGA